A genomic segment from Sparus aurata chromosome 10, fSpaAur1.1, whole genome shotgun sequence encodes:
- the ankrd46b gene encoding ankyrin repeat domain-containing protein 46, whose translation MSYVFINDSSQTNVPLLQACIDGDLPFAKRLLETGCDPNIRDNRGRTGLHLAAARGNVDICRLLHKFGADLLATDYQGNTALHLCGHVDTIQFLVSNGLKIDICNHNGSTPLVLAKRRGVNKDAIRLLEGLEEQEVKGFNRGPHSKLETMQMADSESAMESHSLLNPNLQSSEGVLSSFRTTWQEFVEDLGFWRVLLLLVVIALLSLGIAYYVSGVLPFSTSQLELVH comes from the exons ATGTCCTATGTCTTCATCAACGACTCGTCGCAGACCAACGTGCCTCTGCTGCAGGCCTGCATTGATGGAGACCTGCCGTTCGCCAAGAGGCTCCTGGAGACCGGGTGCGACCCCAACATCCGCGACAACCGCGGCCGCACCGGCCTGCACCTAGCCGCCGCCCGGGGGAACGTGGACATCTGCCGCCTCCTGCACAAGTTCGGGGCCGATCTGTTGGCGACGGATTATCAAGGGAACACGGCGTTGCATCTGTGTGGACACGTGGACACTATACAGTTCCTGGTGTCCAACGGGCTGAAGATCGATATCTG CAACCACAACGGCTCGACCCCTCTGGTGCTGGCGAAGAGACGCGGCGTCAACAAGGACGCCATTCGTCTGCTGGAAGggctggaggagcaggaggtgaagGGCTTCAACAGAGGACCACACTCCAAACTGGAGACCATGCAGATGGCCGACAGTGAGAG CGCCATGGAGAGCCACTCTTTACTCAACCCCAACCTGCAGAGCAGCGAGGGCGTCCTCTCCAGCTTCAGGACCACCTGGCAGGAGTTCGTGGAGGATCTGGGCTTCTGGAgggtcctgctgctgctcgtcGTCATCGCCCTCCTCTCGCTGGGCATCGCCTACTACGTCAGCGGCGTCCTGCCTTTCTCCACCAGCCAGCTGGAGCTGGTGCACTGA